The Mycobacteriales bacterium nucleotide sequence CGCGTCGAGGGCGACCGCGGTCTTGCCGGTCTGCCGGTCGCCGATGATCAGCTGGCGCTGACCGCGGCCGATCGCGGTCATCGCGTCGATGGCCTTGATGCCGGTCTGTAGCGGCTCCTTCACCGGCTGGCGGGCCATGACGTTCGGTGCCTGCAGCTCGAGCTCGCGACGCTCGGTCGCGGCGATGTCGCCCTTGCCGTCGAGCGGGCGGCCCAGCGGGTCGACCATGCGGCCGAGGAACGCGTCGCCGACCGGGATCGACAACACGTTGCCGGTACGGCGTACCTGCTGACCTTCCTCGATCCCGTGGGACTCGCCGAGGATGACGCAGCCGATCTCGCGCACGTCGAGGTTCAGGGCGATGCCCAGCAGGCCGCCTTCGAACTCGAGCAGCTCGTTGGTCATCGCGGAGTACAGACCCTCGACGCGGGCGATGCCGTCGCCGGTGTCCGTCACGACACCGACCTCGTCGCGCGAGGCCTTCGGGTCGTAGGAGGCGACGAGACCCTCGAGGGCCTCCCGGATCTCCTCGGGACGGATGCTGAGCTCGGTCACTACGTACTCCTCGGTTCGAACTTCAGGCGCGAGCCGGGCGGGCGCCCGACCGGCCGGTGAGCTTGCGGCGGGCCTCGTCGAGCTGACGCGCCACACTGGCGTCGATCAGCTCGTCACCGACCCGGACGGTCAGACCGCCGATGAGAGCGGGATCGACGACGACCTGGAGCTGGAGCTCGTGCCCGAACGTCCGGCTCAGCGCCGCCGCCAGGCCGCTGTGCTCCTCGTCGGTCAGCTCGACCGCACTCGTCACGTGTGCGATCAGCCGCTGCCGGCGCTTGGCGGCGAGCCCCGACAGGTCACGAAGCGCACCTTCGAGGGTACGGCCGCGCGGCTCCAGCACGACCCGCTCGATCAGCGTGTACGTGACGGAGTTGACCTTGCCGTCGAGCAGCCTGTGCAGCAGCTCGCGCTTGGCATCGGCGGGCAGGCTGCGGTTGGTCAGCGCGTCGCGCAGACCGGGTTCGGCGTCGAGGATCCGGCCGAAGCGGAACAGCTCGTCCTCGACCGCGTCGAGCGTGCCCGCGGTCTGCGCGGTGATCAGCGCGGCGTCGACGGCCACCTCTTCCATCGCGTCGACCAGGTCACGGCTCTGCGACCAGCGCGATCGCACCGCGGCGCGAACCAGCTCGAGCGCCGGGTCGCCGAGCCGCGAGCCGAGCAGCCGGTCGACGACGCTGACCTTCGCGGTGCCTGTGGCGGCGGGATCTGACAGCGCCCGGCGCAGCGACGGCTGGCCACCGAGCATCGTCACGACCGCGAACAGGTCACCGGACAGCCCGCTGAGGTCGCCCTCGGCAGGAAGCTGGTCGGTCAGTCGACCCAGCGAGTCCCGGCTCGCACCTTGCATTTAGTTCGACCCCGCGAGCTCGCCGGAGCCGACACCGGCGATGAAGTCCTCGACCAACTTTCGCTGGCGGGCGTCTTCACGCAGCGAGTCGTGCACGACCCGCTCGGCGAGCGTGGTGGCGAGCTCACCGATCTCGGAACGCAGCGCAAGGATCGCCTGCTGGCGCTCGGTCGCGATCCGCTCCTCAGCGGCCGTGAGCATCTCCTCGACCCGGGTCTGGGCCTCGTTGCGCGCCTCGTTGACGATCTCGGCACGTTCGGCCTGCGCCTGCTCGCGCAGCCGCGTCGCCTCACGCTTGGTCTCGGCAAGCGCCTCGGCGTACTCGCGCTCCGACTGCTCCAGCTTCGCCTTCAGCGCCTCGGCGTCGTCGAACTGCTTCTGGATCGCCGCCTGGCGCTCCTCGAGCAGCTTGACGATCGGCGGAAGCGCCTTCTTCCAGATGATCAGCAGGATGACGACGAAGCAGATCAGCTCGAAGAAGAACGTCCCGTTGGGAATCAGGAAGTTGTTCGTCTTGTCACTGCTGCTCGACGCAGCGGTGACAACGAGCGGGTGCAGCACGGGTCAGCCTTACTTGCCGAGCACGAAGGCGAACAGCGCGGCGAACGCGAGGTTGATGAAGTACGCCGCCTCGACCAGACCGACGGTCAGGAAGAACTGACCGGTCAGCTGGCCCTGTGCCTCGGGCTGCCGCGCGATGCCGCTGATCAGCGCGTTACCGGCGATACCGTCACCGATACCGGCACCGATCGCGCCACCGCCGAGCGCCAGACCAGCGCCGATGATGCCGCCCGCCTTGGCAATCGCCGCGGGGACTGTGGTTGAAGCCGCCACTGTTTCTCCTTAGTTGCGTACACGCCCGATCCTGGGCGCGTCAGTGCTCCTCGGCCGTTGCCATGCCGAAGTAGAGGATGGTCAGGAACGAGAAGATGAATGCCTGGATCGGGGCGATGAAGCCCGAGTCGAAGAACTTCCAGATGATGTTGAACGGGCCGTACATCCAGAACAGGTACGTCGGCAGCAGCGCGATCACGGCGAGCATCACCCCGCCCGCGAAGATGTTGCCGAACAGACGCAGCGAGAGCGAGAGCGGGTTCACGATCTGCTCGAGCAGCAGGATGAAGGTACGGATGCCGGCCGGCTTCGCGCGGAACCAGTCACCGACGTAGCGGGTGCCCTTCCGCTTGAAGCCGAGGTAGGTGTAGAGCGCGGCAACCGTGATCGCCATCGCGTAGACCAGGTTCGTGTCCGCGGTCGGCGGGCCGAGCCGCTCCGGGCTGTGACCCGACGGGATCCAGGCGAGCCAGTTGCAGAACAGGATGAAGAAGAACAGCGTGACGCCCAGCGGGATCAGCCACGGGGGGACGTCGTGGCCCACCGCGTCCTCGACCATCGTGGTGGCCTGCCCGTAGACGAGCTCGACGACGATCTGGAGCTTGTTGGGCACTCGGCTCGCGGCCTTCTTGCCCACGTAGAGCATGAACACGACCGTGATCAGTCCGGCAAGGACCGTCGTGTATATCGTGTCGTAGTTGAACGTCAGCCCGATGAAGCTGAAATGCGGGTGGTCGCCGACGGTGATGTCGGCGGGCAGGCTCGCCACGGCGGGCATCACGCGGGCAACACCACCCGGCGCAGGGGCTTGAGCAGGAGCGACATCATGTCGATCTGGAACGCGACCAGCCCGACGAAGATCCCCCAGCCGTTGGTGCGCCACAACGCGGCGACCAGGAACGCGAAGACGGTGATCAGCCCGAGCCGGGCCAGCGAGGTCTTCATCACGGCGGTCTTCGGGTTCGCCACGTCCGCGTTGAGCGCCCGGGTGTCGGTCCAGAGCTTGCGGGCGTTGTAGCCGCCCATGCCGAGACCGACGCACACGAACAACCCGATCGCGGGCCGGCCGCAGGCGAACCCGGCGACGACGGCGACAACGCCGAGCGCGCAGGCAAGGATCAGCGCGTTGCGATAACCACGCGCGACGGCGCTCCATTGAGCGTCGAGGGCCACCGGTTCCTCACTGTTCGTCGGATCGGACATCGTCGTCTGGTCTGGCGGATTGAGTTGTGGGGGTTGAGGCTCCGTGCATTGAAGGCGTGCTGGCGCGGGTAAAAGGCCGGATCACCTGAAACGCCCCCGCGGCACCGCCCACGATACCAACCGCCGTTCCGAGCAGTGACAACAGGGGGGACGTTCCCCACTCGTGGTCGGCGAGCACCCCGAGGAAGACGCCGATCCCCACACACACGCCGAACATCGCGCCGATGCCCAGCAGCGCCGGAAGGGTGATCGTCGGCGGTCGGTTCGGGGCGCTCACCTAGACCCGCGGGTGCCGGTGGGCCAGCCGCAGCCGAGGCATGTTGGTGGCGAGCAGCAGCACCGCGACCACCGCGAGGACCGCCGAGACGATCACCAGCGGGCGCCCGCGCGAAAGGCCGATGGCGACGGTCCCGCCGGCGATCAGCGCCGACCAGGTGTACATGATCAACACCGCGCGAGCGTGCGAGTGGCCGAGCGTGAGCAACCGGTGATGCAGGTGTTGCTTGTCCGGCGCCCACGGCGCGCGCCCGGCGCGGCTGCGGCGTACGACGGCGAGCACCAGATCCACGATCGGGATCGCGAGCAGCGCGACGGGCAGCAGCAGCGGCAACAGCGTCGGAACGAACCCGTAGTAGCCGATGGCGTTGGGGTCGAGCTGGCCGGTCAGGCTGACCGTCGCAGCCGAGAACACCAGCCCCAGCAGCATCGATCCGGAGTCGCCCATGAAGATCCGCGCCGGGTTGAAGTTGTGGGGTAAGAATCCGAGGCAGGCCCCGGCGAGCACCGCCGCGAGCAGGGTCGGAGCGGTCGCCCGGTCGATGTGGTGGACGACGGACAGCTCGTAGGAGTAGGCGAAGAACGACAGCGACGAGATCGCGACGACGCCCGCCGCGAGCCCGTCGAGGCCG carries:
- the atpE gene encoding ATP synthase F0 subunit C, yielding MAASTTVPAAIAKAGGIIGAGLALGGGAIGAGIGDGIAGNALISGIARQPEAQGQLTGQFFLTVGLVEAAYFINLAFAALFAFVLGK
- a CDS encoding MraY family glycosyltransferase, producing the protein MREYVLTGLVVAAVTYLLTPYVLRLAVVAGALTEVRDRDVHTIPTPRMGGIAMFAGICSGLLVASRLPTLHRVFESSDAQGVLFGGSVLVLIGAADDKWGLDALTKLAGQIVAAGIMVLQGVQLLYIPMPGGGALSLDSDLGVPLTILFVVVTINAINFIDGLDGLAAGVVAISSLSFFAYSYELSVVHHIDRATAPTLLAAVLAGACLGFLPHNFNPARIFMGDSGSMLLGLVFSAATVSLTGQLDPNAIGYYGFVPTLLPLLLPVALLAIPIVDLVLAVVRRSRAGRAPWAPDKQHLHHRLLTLGHSHARAVLIMYTWSALIAGGTVAIGLSRGRPLVIVSAVLAVVAVLLLATNMPRLRLAHRHPRV
- the atpB gene encoding F0F1 ATP synthase subunit A, with the protein product MASLPADITVGDHPHFSFIGLTFNYDTIYTTVLAGLITVVFMLYVGKKAASRVPNKLQIVVELVYGQATTMVEDAVGHDVPPWLIPLGVTLFFFILFCNWLAWIPSGHSPERLGPPTADTNLVYAMAITVAALYTYLGFKRKGTRYVGDWFRAKPAGIRTFILLLEQIVNPLSLSLRLFGNIFAGGVMLAVIALLPTYLFWMYGPFNIIWKFFDSGFIAPIQAFIFSFLTILYFGMATAEEH
- a CDS encoding F0F1 ATP synthase subunit delta; translated protein: MQGASRDSLGRLTDQLPAEGDLSGLSGDLFAVVTMLGGQPSLRRALSDPAATGTAKVSVVDRLLGSRLGDPALELVRAAVRSRWSQSRDLVDAMEEVAVDAALITAQTAGTLDAVEDELFRFGRILDAEPGLRDALTNRSLPADAKRELLHRLLDGKVNSVTYTLIERVVLEPRGRTLEGALRDLSGLAAKRRQRLIAHVTSAVELTDEEHSGLAAALSRTFGHELQLQVVVDPALIGGLTVRVGDELIDASVARQLDEARRKLTGRSGARPARA
- a CDS encoding F0F1 ATP synthase subunit B, with the protein product MLHPLVVTAASSSSDKTNNFLIPNGTFFFELICFVVILLIIWKKALPPIVKLLEERQAAIQKQFDDAEALKAKLEQSEREYAEALAETKREATRLREQAQAERAEIVNEARNEAQTRVEEMLTAAEERIATERQQAILALRSEIGELATTLAERVVHDSLREDARQRKLVEDFIAGVGSGELAGSN